A window of the Polaribacter sp. HaHaR_3_91 genome harbors these coding sequences:
- the rplI gene encoding 50S ribosomal protein L9, with translation MELILRQDVENLGFKDDIVDVKNGYGRNFLIPTRQAVLATSSAKKVLAENLKQRAYKEAKLIEDANVIAEAVKGYEIKIASKVGSGDKLFGSVNNIDLAAALAKAGTDLDKKFIKVVGGSVKRLGKYEASVRLHRAVVAEISFEVIAE, from the coding sequence ATGGAATTGATATTAAGACAAGACGTAGAAAATTTAGGATTTAAAGATGATATCGTAGACGTGAAAAACGGTTATGGTAGAAACTTCTTAATCCCTACAAGACAAGCAGTTTTAGCTACTTCATCTGCAAAGAAAGTTTTAGCAGAGAATTTAAAACAACGTGCTTACAAAGAAGCTAAATTAATTGAAGACGCTAATGTAATAGCAGAAGCAGTTAAAGGATATGAAATTAAAATTGCATCTAAAGTTGGTTCAGGAGACAAATTATTTGGTTCTGTAAACAACATCGATTTAGCTGCAGCACTTGCAAAAGCAGGAACAGACTTAGATAAGAAATTTATTAAAGTTGTTGGTGGTTCTGTAAAAAGATTAGGTAAATATGAAGCTTCTGTAAGATTACACAGAGCAGTAGTTGCTGAAATTTCTTTTGAAGTTATTGCTGAATAA
- a CDS encoding DUF6495 family protein: MKYRQLTKEQFESLHEDFARFLATQSIDVKEWNQIKEETPEVAEEEMNVFSDVVWDNVLTKTNYVEHFSKTSVNLFKCDAEEIHRIAIKVTWDINLLEQKGFEWLMQNPMDNSVEIFKGTKPYNKEDRNSEIFDLIEKGSSISKGEIFEFFSQITS; the protein is encoded by the coding sequence ATGAAATATAGACAACTTACCAAAGAACAATTCGAAAGCTTACACGAAGATTTTGCCCGTTTTTTAGCAACCCAAAGTATAGACGTTAAAGAATGGAATCAAATAAAAGAAGAAACACCAGAAGTTGCAGAAGAGGAGATGAATGTTTTTTCTGATGTTGTTTGGGATAATGTGCTAACAAAAACAAATTACGTAGAACATTTTTCTAAAACCTCTGTAAACCTGTTTAAGTGTGATGCAGAAGAAATACATAGAATTGCTATTAAAGTTACTTGGGATATTAATTTATTAGAACAAAAAGGATTTGAATGGTTGATGCAAAACCCTATGGATAATTCTGTAGAGATTTTTAAAGGCACAAAACCTTATAATAAAGAGGACCGAAATAGCGAAATTTTCGATTTAATAGAAAAAGGAAGTTCTATTTCTAAAGGAGAGATTTTTGAGTTTTTTAGTCAAATAACTTCTTAG
- the rpsR gene encoding 30S ribosomal protein S18 has translation MASIEQQAKGGKSADVRYLTPLDIDTKKEAKYCRFKKKDIKYIDFKDADFLMYLVNEQGKILPRRLTGTSLKYQRKVAQAIKRARHLALMPYVGDMLK, from the coding sequence ATGGCATCAATAGAACAACAAGCAAAAGGCGGTAAATCTGCTGACGTTAGATATTTAACGCCATTAGATATAGACACTAAAAAAGAAGCTAAATACTGTAGATTTAAGAAAAAAGATATCAAGTATATCGATTTTAAAGATGCAGACTTCTTAATGTATTTAGTAAACGAACAAGGTAAAATTTTACCAAGACGTTTAACAGGAACTTCATTAAAATATCAACGTAAAGTTGCGCAAGCAATTAAAAGAGCGCGTCATTTAGCGTTAATGCCTTACGTTGGAGATATGTTAAAATAA
- the rpsF gene encoding 30S ribosomal protein S6, whose translation MNHYETVFILNPVLSDTQIKETVQKFEDYLVSKGAEMISKENWGLKKLAYPIQKKKSGFYHLFEFKIAGEEISAYELEFRRDDSVMRYLTVKLDKHAAAWAKIRTERVKSTKK comes from the coding sequence ATGAATCATTACGAAACTGTTTTCATTTTGAATCCCGTTTTATCTGATACTCAGATAAAGGAGACAGTACAAAAATTCGAAGATTATTTAGTTTCCAAAGGAGCTGAAATGATCTCAAAAGAGAATTGGGGCTTAAAGAAATTAGCATATCCAATCCAAAAGAAAAAAAGTGGTTTTTATCACTTATTTGAGTTTAAAATTGCTGGAGAAGAAATCTCTGCATATGAGTTAGAATTTAGAAGAGATGATAGCGTTATGCGTTACCTAACTGTTAAATTAGACAAACATGCAGCTGCTTGGGCAAAAATTAGAACTGAACGTGTTAAATCTACAAAAAAATAA
- a CDS encoding sterol desaturase family protein — MDFTNPLVYGVPCFLALILVELTYSKHNKKEEKKKIYKWKDLAASLTMGIGSAILAPLTKTIAAIVLFSFVYEIFNPLVDGVRTNIMGYESFGYAWYIWLICQVLDDFSYYWFHRQNHNVRFLWAAHIVHHSSDNFNLGTAVRNGWFTILYKPFFYVWIVAIGFPPEMLVVCLGIEALWQFQLHTVYIGKLGFLDKILNTHTMHQVHHAQNFEYMDKNHGGFLNTFDKMFGTFKEFDENIDIKYGVTHPPNSYNPFVILTHEYKDIWNDMKKSKNWYHKFMYAFAAPGWSHDGSTLTIKQARKALQEE; from the coding sequence ATGGATTTTACAAACCCACTAGTATATGGTGTACCATGTTTCTTAGCACTTATTTTAGTCGAATTAACATATAGTAAGCACAATAAAAAAGAAGAAAAGAAGAAAATTTATAAATGGAAAGATTTAGCGGCTAGCCTTACCATGGGTATTGGTTCTGCTATTCTAGCTCCTTTAACAAAAACAATCGCGGCAATTGTACTTTTTAGTTTTGTCTATGAAATATTCAACCCTTTAGTTGATGGAGTTCGTACAAATATTATGGGGTACGAATCTTTTGGTTATGCTTGGTATATTTGGCTTATTTGTCAGGTATTAGACGATTTTAGTTATTATTGGTTTCACAGACAAAATCATAATGTTCGTTTTTTATGGGCGGCACATATTGTACACCATTCTTCCGACAACTTTAATTTAGGAACTGCCGTTAGAAACGGATGGTTTACCATTCTTTACAAACCTTTCTTTTATGTTTGGATTGTTGCTATTGGTTTTCCTCCAGAAATGTTAGTAGTTTGTTTAGGTATAGAGGCTTTGTGGCAATTTCAATTACATACCGTTTACATTGGTAAATTAGGCTTCTTAGATAAAATATTAAATACGCATACCATGCACCAAGTGCATCATGCTCAAAATTTTGAGTATATGGATAAAAATCATGGTGGATTTTTAAACACTTTTGATAAAATGTTTGGTACTTTTAAAGAATTCGACGAAAATATTGACATCAAATATGGAGTTACGCATCCACCAAATTCTTATAATCCATTTGTTATTCTAACACATGAATATAAAGATATTTGGAATGATATGAAAAAATCTAAAAACTGGTATCATAAATTTATGTATGCATTTGCCGCACCAGGTTGGAGTCATGATGGAAGCACACTAACCATTAAACAAGCCCGTAAGGCTTTACAAGAAGAATAA
- a CDS encoding carboxypeptidase regulatory-like domain-containing protein → MKQKLFFLCSFILMFSFVANAQTTTSKINGTITDNSGEPLFGATIVALHTPTGTVSGTTAQDNGRYALSNLRIGGPYTITISYLGFKSNKITNIFLTLGKTSNIDVVLSEDSNTLEEVVISSGKNAVFNNDRTGAQTSIRTKDLKILPTISRSASDFTRLDPSASGGSFGGRNDQFNNFTLDGSIFNNPFGLDAATPGGQTASQPVSLDAIEQISVSTAPYDVTLSGFTGASVNAVTKSGTNTVTGTAYGYYRNQDFTGGKIKGESIFVPKLSQSQVGASVGAPIIKDKLFVFINFEKDNRSDLGQSWLPNIGSGAINESRVLKSDLDEVQSALAGIGYSTGAYEGFTHDSNSTKGLFKLDWNITKDNRLSFVYNFLNASRDLPAHPTALGFRGPSSQMLQFENSGYQINNNLNSFLLELNSTVTDNITNKFQAGYTHFDDFRSPKSAPMPAFRIQDGNGGNYIISGHEPFSINNTLDQKVFQITNNLNISNGDHNYTIGFSFEKFEFENSFNLGAYGFGDARGYVGAFGGDFANMDAFRTGVSNGLLADAMAAAQSTFTTNNANDSWALAETNVGQFAFYVQDDWNINDNFKLSYGVRFDKPLFFNSADKAQDVIDKSFYLPNNPYTDPSTGETVLFDSTKMPNNNFLVSPRIGFNWDVNGDNSLQLRGGSGLFTGRFPFVWLGNQIANPNVYFYQVVDPDFKFPQVWRTSLGADVKLKDGTILTTDLSYTKDINGAHVQNWGLKTPTGTLAGGIDNRLVYTDTDRSPNWGGPNDKSNAYVFTNSDKGRTLNASLKAQRNFDNGLYLMAAYNYLNSKDVNSIEAEITGDAFDFNPVLSNANDATLAHSKYGDTHRFIAVASKSWNYGTNDKWTTTISSFYELAKGGRFNYTYAGDLNNDGSNLNDLIYIPTDSEIDAMTFKAPVNTGDLSIQDQKNGLRNYINQDDYLSDRQGEYAERYGALSPWRGKMDVKFIQNLKLGNNNSLEFTIDILNFGNLLNSNWGLVQQPDAVQLLGVTVDNTGLPTYSFNSDLKETFVYNSTLLSRWQAQVGLRYSF, encoded by the coding sequence ATGAAGCAAAAATTATTTTTTTTATGTTCATTTATTTTAATGTTTAGTTTTGTTGCAAACGCACAAACAACAACATCAAAAATTAACGGAACTATTACGGACAATTCTGGAGAACCATTATTCGGAGCAACTATTGTTGCTTTGCATACTCCTACAGGTACTGTATCTGGTACAACAGCACAAGATAATGGTAGATACGCGCTATCTAACTTAAGAATTGGAGGTCCTTATACGATTACAATTAGTTATCTAGGTTTTAAATCTAATAAGATAACAAATATCTTTTTAACCTTAGGAAAAACCTCAAATATTGATGTTGTTTTATCCGAAGATAGTAATACTTTAGAAGAAGTTGTAATTAGCTCTGGTAAAAATGCTGTTTTTAATAACGATAGAACAGGAGCGCAGACCAGTATTAGAACTAAAGATTTAAAGATATTGCCAACGATATCTAGATCGGCATCAGATTTTACACGTTTAGACCCTTCTGCTTCAGGTGGATCTTTTGGAGGAAGAAATGACCAATTTAATAACTTTACATTAGATGGTTCTATATTTAACAATCCATTTGGTTTAGATGCAGCAACACCTGGTGGGCAAACAGCTTCTCAACCAGTGTCTTTAGATGCGATTGAGCAAATTTCTGTTTCTACTGCACCTTATGATGTTACTTTATCTGGTTTTACAGGTGCTTCTGTTAATGCAGTAACCAAAAGTGGAACAAACACAGTAACAGGAACTGCTTACGGATATTACAGAAATCAAGATTTTACAGGAGGTAAAATTAAAGGAGAAAGTATTTTTGTTCCTAAATTATCACAATCTCAAGTAGGAGCTAGTGTAGGCGCACCGATTATAAAAGATAAATTATTTGTTTTTATAAATTTCGAAAAAGACAATAGATCAGATTTAGGTCAGTCTTGGTTACCAAACATAGGCTCGGGAGCTATTAACGAGTCTAGAGTTTTAAAATCAGATTTAGATGAAGTTCAAAGCGCATTAGCGGGTATTGGTTACAGTACCGGTGCTTATGAAGGTTTTACCCATGACTCTAACAGTACGAAAGGGTTATTTAAGTTAGATTGGAATATCACCAAAGACAATCGTTTATCATTTGTCTATAATTTTTTAAATGCCTCTAGAGATTTGCCAGCGCATCCAACAGCACTAGGTTTTAGAGGTCCAAGTTCTCAAATGTTACAATTCGAAAATTCTGGATATCAAATTAATAATAATTTAAATTCTTTTTTACTTGAATTAAATTCTACTGTTACAGATAATATAACAAACAAGTTTCAAGCAGGATATACACATTTCGATGATTTTAGAAGCCCTAAATCAGCACCTATGCCAGCATTTAGAATTCAAGATGGTAACGGAGGGAATTATATAATTTCAGGTCATGAACCTTTTTCAATTAACAATACATTAGATCAAAAAGTTTTTCAAATTACAAATAACTTAAATATCAGTAATGGGGACCATAACTATACTATTGGTTTTTCTTTTGAAAAATTTGAATTTGAGAATTCGTTTAATTTAGGAGCATATGGTTTTGGAGATGCAAGAGGTTATGTTGGTGCATTTGGTGGAGATTTTGCCAATATGGATGCGTTTAGAACAGGAGTTTCTAATGGTCTTTTAGCTGATGCTATGGCTGCTGCTCAAAGCACATTTACAACTAATAACGCCAATGATTCTTGGGCTTTAGCAGAAACAAATGTTGGTCAGTTTGCTTTTTACGTACAAGATGATTGGAATATAAACGATAATTTTAAATTATCATATGGTGTTCGTTTTGATAAACCTTTATTTTTTAATTCTGCAGATAAAGCACAAGATGTTATAGATAAAAGTTTTTACTTACCCAATAATCCATACACAGACCCTTCTACAGGAGAAACAGTATTGTTTGATTCTACTAAAATGCCAAATAATAACTTCTTAGTTTCACCAAGAATTGGTTTTAACTGGGATGTAAATGGAGATAACTCTTTACAATTACGTGGTGGTTCTGGCTTATTTACAGGTCGTTTTCCTTTTGTTTGGTTAGGTAACCAAATAGCAAATCCTAATGTATATTTCTATCAAGTAGTAGATCCAGATTTTAAATTTCCACAAGTTTGGAGAACAAGTTTAGGAGCAGATGTAAAATTAAAAGATGGTACTATTTTAACTACAGACCTTTCTTATACAAAAGACATTAATGGAGCACATGTACAAAACTGGGGGTTAAAAACACCAACCGGAACTTTAGCAGGAGGTATAGACAACAGATTAGTATACACAGATACAGATAGAAGTCCTAATTGGGGAGGTCCAAATGATAAATCAAATGCTTACGTATTTACCAACTCTGATAAAGGAAGAACTTTAAATGCATCCTTAAAAGCACAGAGAAATTTTGATAATGGATTGTATTTAATGGCAGCTTATAATTACTTAAATTCTAAAGATGTAAACTCTATTGAAGCAGAAATAACTGGAGATGCTTTCGATTTTAATCCAGTTTTATCTAATGCAAATGATGCAACATTAGCACATTCTAAATATGGAGATACACATCGTTTTATTGCGGTAGCTTCTAAATCTTGGAATTATGGAACAAATGATAAATGGACAACAACAATTTCTTCTTTCTATGAATTGGCAAAAGGAGGTCGTTTTAACTACACATACGCAGGCGATCTTAATAATGATGGTTCTAACTTAAATGATTTAATTTACATACCAACAGACAGCGAAATAGATGCAATGACATTTAAAGCACCAGTAAATACTGGAGACTTATCTATTCAAGATCAAAAAAATGGCTTAAGAAATTATATCAATCAAGATGATTATTTAAGTGATAGACAGGGAGAATATGCAGAACGTTATGGAGCATTATCACCTTGGAGAGGAAAAATGGATGTAAAATTTATTCAGAATTTAAAATTAGGAAACAATAATTCTTTAGAGTTTACTATAGATATTTTAAACTTTGGTAACTTATTAAACTCAAACTGGGGCTTAGTGCAACAACCAGATGCAGTACAGTTATTAGGTGTTACTGTAGATAATACAGGTTTACCAACCTATAGTTTTAATTCAGACTTAAAAGAAACTTTTGTATATAATTCTACGTTACTTTCTAGATGGCAAGCACAAGTTGGTTTAAGATATTCTTTCTAA
- the ald gene encoding alanine dehydrogenase, with product MKVGIPKEIKNNESRVGMTPAGVFELTKKNHTVYVQSTAGEGSGFFDADYIKVGATILPTIEEVYSQSEMIVKVKEPIASEYPLIKENQIVFTYFHFASCEPLTNAMIESKSICIAYETVEDSEGTLPLLTPMSEVAGRMAIQQGAKYLEKPIKGRGILLGGVPGVAPGKVLILGAGVVGVQAAKMAAGLGAHVTIMDINMKRLRYVNDVLPNHVTTAFSSEYSIRQLIKTHDLIIGGVLVKGGKAPKLITKDMLKDMRPGTVIVDVAVDQGGCFETTKATTHEDPTYIIDDVVHYCVANMPGAVPYTSTIALTNVTLPYILNIANKGWEEACATDVSLEKGLNIIKGKIVYKEISEAFHLEAFEV from the coding sequence ATGAAAGTTGGAATTCCTAAAGAAATTAAGAATAACGAAAGTAGAGTTGGTATGACACCTGCAGGTGTTTTTGAGTTGACGAAAAAAAATCATACTGTTTACGTACAGTCAACAGCAGGAGAAGGAAGTGGTTTCTTTGATGCAGATTACATTAAGGTAGGAGCAACTATTTTACCTACCATAGAAGAAGTTTACAGCCAGAGTGAAATGATTGTAAAGGTTAAAGAACCAATTGCTTCGGAATATCCTTTAATTAAAGAAAATCAAATTGTTTTTACGTATTTTCATTTTGCATCGTGCGAACCTTTAACAAATGCAATGATAGAAAGTAAATCTATTTGTATTGCTTATGAAACGGTAGAAGATAGTGAAGGAACTTTACCCTTATTAACACCAATGTCTGAAGTTGCAGGAAGAATGGCAATTCAGCAAGGTGCTAAGTATTTAGAAAAACCAATTAAAGGACGTGGTATTTTATTAGGTGGTGTACCAGGTGTTGCTCCAGGAAAAGTATTAATTTTAGGAGCAGGAGTTGTTGGAGTACAAGCAGCAAAAATGGCAGCAGGTTTAGGTGCTCATGTAACTATTATGGATATTAATATGAAACGTTTACGTTATGTAAATGATGTATTACCAAACCATGTTACAACAGCTTTTTCAAGTGAATATAGTATTAGACAATTAATTAAAACACACGATTTAATTATTGGAGGTGTTTTAGTAAAAGGAGGAAAGGCTCCAAAATTAATTACTAAAGACATGCTTAAAGACATGCGACCAGGTACTGTTATAGTAGATGTTGCTGTAGATCAGGGTGGATGTTTTGAAACTACAAAAGCAACAACACACGAAGATCCTACTTATATTATAGATGATGTAGTACATTATTGTGTGGCAAATATGCCAGGAGCTGTACCTTATACTTCTACAATTGCATTAACAAATGTAACATTGCCATATATTTTAAATATCGCAAACAAAGGATGGGAAGAAGCGTGTGCTACAGATGTATCTCTAGAAAAAGGATTAAATATTATAAAAGGAAAAATTGTTTATAAAGAAATTAGCGAAGCTTTTCATTTAGAGGCTTTTGAAGTCTAA